DNA from Petrotoga mexicana DSM 14811:
CTTAGGATTGCTATATAACTCTTTCTTCTGAAACTTTTGTAAGCGTTGTAAGCGGAGTGAGCGTTGGTTGCTTTTGAATCGTTGTAATAACTGACTCCGTTTTTGCTTTTTATCAGTTCTAACCTATACTTTAGTGGTTTGAAAGAGTTTATTGCTTCTTCGATAATTTTTTCAGAGATTCCAAGATTTAACGTCGTCACTACTGATGCCAAGATGTCTTCTTTGAAGATGTCCAGTTCAAATATTTTGTTGTTGACATGTATTTTTTTGTCTCTGTATTTAATGTAGTTACCTTCAATTACGTCTTTAGAGAAAGTTATAAACCTTTCACTTGATTGATAATCTTTTAGGTTTAAAAGATTCACAGAGTCTTCGTTGATAACTGCCACTCCTCCTGATTTAAGGGTTCTTAACAATAAGTTTGCTTTGGTTTTGTAATAATCATTCAAGTCTTTATGCCAGTTTAGATGATCGGGTGCTAAGTTCGTTAATACAGATATTTCAGGAGTAAACGTTTTTGACCAGAATATTTGAAAAGAACTAACTTCAACTACGTAATAGTTTAAAGTTTCTGCTACTTGAGCTAAGGGAACTCCAATATTACCCCCTACAAAGGTTAAAGGATCTGCGAATTTTAATATATGTCCTATTAAAGAGGTGG
Protein-coding regions in this window:
- the murD gene encoding UDP-N-acetylmuramoyl-L-alanine--D-glutamate ligase, with amino-acid sequence MKICLVGYGKSNTDLLTKLLKTNHQIFVSQDRDFKKNDEIYFKKNNIQYETEHNDLLKNCDLAIVSPGIPPNSKAAKIIFENNIDYTTELEYSWESIKKANKKAVFIGITGTDGKSTTTSLIGHILKFADPLTFVGGNIGVPLAQVAETLNYYVVEVSSFQIFWSKTFTPEISVLTNLAPDHLNWHKDLNDYYKTKANLLLRTLKSGGVAVINEDSVNLLNLKDYQSSERFITFSKDVIEGNYIKYRDKKIHVNNKIFELDIFKEDILASVVTTLNLGISEKIIEEAINSFKPLKYRLELIKSKNGVSYYNDSKATNAHSAYNAYKSFRRKSYIAILSGIPKNEDLTPLIEELKTYAKAVVVFGEMEKEVKKYPLNHKFIFKSNLEEVFLYLSEICEVGDNVVFSPAGASFDKYKNYEERGEHFNSLVEK